The genomic region tacattaaaaaaaaaaactctttccTACAATCCGGTTGTCCCCCCTTTACATAGAATTTTTaaaggcttttatagccatttacaagtTGCTTGTTGATGATTATTTCTTCTCTCTGCAGGTGCAAGTTGGTAGTGGTTGGAAATGGGTGTGTTGGTGAAAGACAACTGGTAAAggagtaggtggccaaggtgggGCGACGGCTAGGGTTCAGCACCACTTTTCTTTGCTGAAAATTGTTTAGgcttgggctagggttttttttaattttgggtttgggTAGTTCTAATTTGGGCTGGTTTTGGGTATTGGGTTTGGGTAGGTTTAGTTATTGTAATTGGGTAGTGGGGGTTTATTTCGGGCCAAAATTGAGCTTGCACAATTCTATAGCAACGATCAATAATCATTGGTATATATACGTTGTTAATTCGTCAATAAACAACATGTTAATCACAAGTGTAACTCGATTTGTTTTTGACACGTAATATAACTTGTCATGTTTATTTGGCATTTCTTTTATCGAAAAATATCGGAGTCTTTAAGCAAATTTTTAAGATTTTCTACAACACTTTATTGAAGTGAAAATTTTCACTTAGTGTTGTGCTGGGCTGATTTGAGTCGGgttaagtaaaaattttaagtttagaTTTGATCAGAAAAAtgggtttaaaattttgtccaaattcGATCTAGATGAAAATGTTAAAACTTGAGCTCGGTTTGGCCCACCAGattaaattttgtatattatttttatataaaataaatttaaaaatataatgcatcaaatacactaaaaatattaaaataaatatttcccaataaatgaaaaaaatacttaaataatactaatataaatgcaacttaacaagcaaatataTCTAAAATAgtatcaaaattaataaaaaaacaagatttatacaatattcaaataataacaaaaaataatagcaatattatagcaaaacaatgaaaaaaaatatggtaaaacagtaaaaaaattagcaacattttttttttgcaaattcggGCCAACCTCGGGCCAAAAAAGCTTATTCGAGGTCTGACCCATTTAGAAAACAGGCCttatttttttttgtctaaactcatttttcgagcttatatttttgtccaaaccctctcACTTTTCGGACAAACCTTTGGGTTGGACCACTCGACCCGGCCCATGGACAAGTCTACTTTCAATGTGGTCAAAGTTTCTTTATTTGAAGAGATTTATTTCCTTAAGAATTAATATTATTAGAGAAGATCTCTACTAATTCTTTTCTATATTTAGCTAAATTTAAAGAGATAACAATCATATTGATTGTAAATTTGCAAGTCATTATATGCTTATTTAAGATAATGCGAGTGAAGAACttattttagtacaaaatattgTATACAAACtatcatcattatcattattcACTTTGTAAACAAGCTTTTGCATTGCGTTGCCAGACTTTTATGTTCATTCATTACTTggtaaaattgaaaaaatgagAGGAAAAAAACTTACTTATGTCTCTCtctcattttctttgattttatcatttaaatttcaaatgatttatttttacGTCGTGGAATGAAAAAATGGTAatctctcttttattttttcttctcgcttttcttttctattaagtacatacaaatttttttttccacaAACACGAGGATGACAAGTTCTAGATCCACTCCAATAAACTATATACTAATAAATCCATAGGTCGTTATAATTAAAGCGAGTTGTAAgtaatatatatgatttttttatacaatatctatTACTATCCATAATTCGTAACTCTTAAATCAAAGGAAAATACGTTCTTGAATTCACTTTTTTTAATTGTTGTAATAACAACTGTACTAAGTGAGctaataatttttttcattaaatttctaaAGTTTAATATTAAACCATGGACAATGAATGGAAAAAGAAAGGCAACACAtggaaagaaataatagaagaaTTTGACTCACTTGTATTGATATTATTAACTATGAATGTGGCATTATAAGAGAAAAGATCGAttaagtcttaactcgattggtatgggtattgttgtcaatgtagGAGGATATGGGTTCGAGTGCGTTgaaacgcattatcctcctaCTTATGGATTGGGGAGGGGCTATGGATAGTTTTAAGCATTGTATCAAAAAGAGATTAATGATCTAGCTAGCCATTAAATCTATCCTTTGTATTTGTTATGTATGTAAATTTTCGAACCGATCCGATATATCTATCATATCGATCTAAGATATTACATATATTAGTATTTATTGGATGATtggattttttaatttatgtcaaatttgacatatataatatatatatatgaatagaaCATAAAATAttacacatataaaaatatactaaAGGTTTTACCCTcccaaaatttaatatatatgaaatattaaaattataaactaaaccaaaataattaaataatataaacattTTAATTCTTAAATATTGTTGTCATTGAATATTAGATCATCTTTGAATAAAGATTCAACCATGAAGAGCAATTATTGTAAGTAAGGTATTGAAATCAAATCATGCTAATTAAAATCAATTGATAAAAATGATTATAATAAAATCAATTCAGAATTGAGATTTGAATACTTTAGGGATTAAAGTGTGAAATAACCCAAAAGTGAAAGCAAAGAATTTAATGAAGGCAGGCCAACAATTTAATTAAACCAAAACCACTCTCTGTTACCAAATGCCATCATCTCTGCCCATGACCCATTCAACACTCAAcatattattttaacttttgtTGTGAATATAAGAATATATGACTTTGGGTGTAAATATAAGAAGATGTGGTTAGGGTAAAGCcagaaatttttttttagaagaggtcgaaattaaattttaatttttaatagtctatatctttataatttttaaaggattaaatcaaatttttaatacTTCTGGGGGAGCCAAAGTGCAATtatacttttactaatttaaaattttaagattttctaAAGGgcctaaataaataattttcttttttaaGGGGGTCGAGGCCTCTGCCGACCTCTTAAATATGCCACTAGATGTGAATTTGAGAGTGAGTTGAAACacattatcttcttatttatggATAACGCCCTAACGGTTGATGATAATATTCTTAAGGCAGCAAGAATTACGTGCACCAATCACGGAATTGCTCCAATTTTCAAGTATTTTTTTCTCTCTCTACAAATTTTCTACTACAAATTGAAAATCAAAGGCGTTAGCAGGAGGatgattttaattattaattttttttataattaatattttgtcTCCACGGTGTGGTGTGTGGACTTTTTTCATCCTTCTTCTAAAGGGTCAAATTATGATTTCAGTCCTTTAATTATACTCAAATTTGAAATTGAATGTCAATGttattttttctcattttattatattcaaatttgaaattaaaatttaaaatctatatTGTTAAATCCTCTCATGACTTTAAGGTTTAGGAGTGTACTCGAGTCGAGTCCGAATACTGACAAGTTTGAGCTTGACTCAGAATTCGGAGTTCAATGCTTGGCTTAAGCTCATACGTATTCAAGCTCGAGATAGACTCAATAGTTAAGCTTAAATTAAGTTAATAATATATTAAgggaaataatataatttaataatataaaataggggaaactacAAGTTAAGTCACTTATATATGGTTCAAATTACGTTTTGGTCATTAAACTTTAAAAAGTTATGATATGGTCACTAATGTCAGTTGTTTATTACATTTTGATCACTGAGTTGTTACCGCTTGTTACGATGATTAGGGTAAAGAAGGAAGGAATTTGTGAATCTTGTGATGATTGAAGCTAATAAAGGTTAAGGGTTATGGATGAATGATTATAtcgtaattttttaaagtttaatgaCCAAAATGTAATCTAAACCATACATAAGTGACTAAATATGTAGTTTAacctataaaatatttaaaatatatattaaaaatgaaaagttCGATAAGGTTCGCCAGTCGTTCAAGCTGAATATCATTGAACTCAAATTCGATTTAATCAATAGCTGAAACTCGACTCAATAATTACTGAATCAAGTTCGAGTTTTTTCAAGTCAAACTCAAATAACTTACAAGTACCGATGTCTCATTTTCACCCTAACAAGATTCAAGAATGAgtaaacaaaatatatataatttaatttcgtatAGTTTCGGATCTACTTTTATAGTTTTATTAATTAGCTGAAATAGGTAACATAGTTAACTATTCTAAATAAAATACTAAAGTGGTTTTTCTTAAATAATCTCATTTGGCTTATTAAAAGAGTACTTAACTGCACTACTGAATCATCAAACTATTACCCTCATTTTAAATTAGtccttaaatttcaaaacattcaaTTTACATCATCAAATTATTGAAGTAATATTAATCGAGTTCTTTCATTATTGAAGTAATATAAAATCGTTAATatacaatataaaattttattagtcatgctctcttttatttttaaaagttatgcaaaagagttttaattttttaaaattcattttaaattatacaATATAAAATTTGACATGTCATTGAACGTTGAAAagcaattttaaaaacaaaatgacATGATTAATATAAAATCGATAATTTAAGGATGTAATTAAAACATTCTAAAATTTAGAGAACAATTTAAAATAAGATCTTATTTTGAGGATGTTTGGTAGAATTAtctcaaaattttaataataataaaaaaataaagattgaCCTAGAAAGGCTTTTCcatttattccaataatttttcGGTTAGTTCTATTATGATCCGGTATTTGGGTTAGTCACCGGTAAGCAAAGTAAAAACAGATCCATCAAAAATGGAGGAACAACATTAATATCGATTTTCAAAAACCAATCTTCAATTCTCTTACAACACTCTTTCATGTTCTTCCACCTAGTTTGactttctttgttcttgttttctTTTAAGGTTTTTAGAACATGAGCGACAAGGAAGAACCAACCAAGCTAAACGACGAACAAATCGGCGAACTACGTGAAATCTTCCGTTCATTTGATCGGAACAACGACGGTAGTTTGACTCAACTCGAACTCGGTTCACTCTTACGATCTTTGGGTCTAAACCCGAGTTCCGATCAAGTTGAAGCGTTAATACACAAAGCCGATACGAACAATAATGGGTTAGTTGAATTCTCGGAGTTTGTTTCACTGATGGCGCCGGAACTGTTATCGGAGAAATCGCCTTACAGTGAAGAACAATTGAAACAATTGTTTAAGATGTTCGATAGGGATGGTAATGGATATATCACCGCAGCTGAGTTGGCTCATTCGATGGCGAAGTTGGGACATGCGTTGACGGCGGAGGAATTGACGGGGATGATTAAGGAAGCCGATACCGATGGGGATGGGATGATTAGCTTTGAAGAATTCTCGAATGCGATTACTTCAGCTGCTTTTGATAATTCTTGGGGTTGATGGTGAAAAAATATAGAGAATTATTTTTGTTATGTTCGGCTtcgttttatgtttttttttttttgttatattgTGTAGTTTAATAATggagaatttttaattttatttttggtgtttattatAGTGTTTTTTCAGATAATAGATGAACTTTTATGCATGATAATCATAGATCTTGCATAGTAGTATCTGTTTGTTGGATTAAGATCTCCGGTGGCATCTCCTGTTATACGATTTACGGTGTGTACCTTTTTAGTGTTGTATAAATATTCTGTTTCTCTCACATTTTGCAATCTTTAAAAGCCAATAGCCGTCGCCAGTGGCCTTATGGCCGGTCGTCAGCCCTCCTCTCCTTTCTCCTATCTCCCTCCCTTCCCTTTTCCCTTTACTCTCTCCTTCTCCCATCTTCCTCTCAGTCCTCTTCCTTTCCTTTTCCTCTTTTTCGACAAAATAACCTGGTCTCTCCCTCTTCCACTAGGCTTTCAGCCTCCAGAAAGGTGGAGGAGAGACCCTCAACTTCCCTGTGGTCTTTCCATGGCTCTCTTCCAAGAGCTTGTCTCCTTTTATCTAGTCGGGAGCTTTCTCGATgtcatttttgtttgttttggcAGGAAGACTATGCGGGGTTGAGCACCATTAACCTTTAGTCTTGAAGGCTTGTGCATGGTGATGTCGATTGAGCTGCTCTGGATCTCTGTGTTTCGAATGCTGATGTCCTCTCAAAGGCTTAGGATTTACAATAGTCGGTGGCACCAACGTGCTCTACGGTGTCAATGGCGATCCTCGTTAGTAGACTTGTAAGTTGAGAGTACGACAGCTTCACAGAGATTGTG from Gossypium arboreum isolate Shixiya-1 chromosome 1, ASM2569848v2, whole genome shotgun sequence harbors:
- the LOC108465908 gene encoding probable calcium-binding protein CML18 → MSDKEEPTKLNDEQIGELREIFRSFDRNNDGSLTQLELGSLLRSLGLNPSSDQVEALIHKADTNNNGLVEFSEFVSLMAPELLSEKSPYSEEQLKQLFKMFDRDGNGYITAAELAHSMAKLGHALTAEELTGMIKEADTDGDGMISFEEFSNAITSAAFDNSWG